In the Cerasicoccus sp. TK19100 genome, CGGCAATGCGCGGATCGGCCAGCTCGTCCTCCGTCGGGTCGCGGCGCTCAATCGGCGCGGCGCACTCGCTGATCAAAAGGCAGCAGGCCAAAAACTCGTCGCGGTGCGAACCACCGCCGTGGGTAATAATCTTGTCTAAATCCATGTCCCGCCGACAAGGGCGCACAATGCGCGCGGGGTCAAGCTTTGCCGCAACTGCCTCCCCGACCGATGCCGCCGCCGATGGCCCGGATTACCACCCTCGCACCTCACCGCGCCAACTACTTTTTCCTTTAATCTTTTCCCTTTTTCCTTCGCCAAAAGCGAAGAACTTTGCCATACTTTCGGTATGAAAAGTCGGCACAGGAGAACCCTCCCCAGCTCCTTAAGTATCGCCGACTGCGCGACCAAGCGTCGCCGACTGTAGCTCGGAGTGTCGCCGACACTTCCCCGGAGCGTCGCCGACGCTTCAAGCGAAACCAGGTGCTGTGTTGGTCACAAACAAGCTGGTATGTTGGTCGAACACACGGGCGTCTTTTGGTCTCAACCAAGCCGTGCTTTGCTCCAAATCCCGGGCCGCGCTGGACTCCTCCATTCCTCGGCAAGCGATTGACGTAGAAGCGGCATCCTGCCGCTTTCCCCAGACTAACTGGAACTAAAGCGGCTGGCCTGCCCTGAGCTAGTCGAAGGGAAGCCGCTTCAACTTTTGAGGCACGCATCGCCCTGCCCTGGGCATGCCAAATCTGGCTTTTCCAGCCGTCATGTTTGACTGAAACAGATGTAAAGTACTTTACCCGCCGAGCAAAGCCCCCTATTTTGCGTTCCATGCTCCATCCCGCACCAAACTTAACTTTTGCTTCATCCACTCCTGACGTAGTTTCCGTTTGGCGGGTTTCTTTGTTAAACGACGTTTTCGTCACATAAAAAGTACTGTTATGGAAGAGAGAGTTAAACCCTTTGGGCTGTGGCGCTACGGCAAAGAGTTCCTCGATGCCGGAGAGGAAATCAAGGATCCCCGCAAGCCCGAGAATCCACTCGACCACTATGCACCAACCCCTGCATTCTACCTCGTTTCACACTCGATTGAACTGTTCTTGAAGTCATACCTCAGAGGAAAGAAAAAGAATCTGAAGGAACTAAGAAATGTAGGACACAATCTAGTCGAAGCGCTAACCCTATGCGAAGAACTGGGCTTGAATGAGCTCATCGAAGTAAATGAAGAAACCAAAGCTGAAATAGAACTATTAAACCAAACCTATGCGTCCAAGGACTTCGAATACTTCAAACAAGGATACTATGAACTTCCATACTATGAGAGGGTGTGCTTCTTCGCAGAAAATCTTAGAGACGCCACAAAGGACTTTGTACTATCAACGACTTAAACCATAACCAGACGCTTCTGGACAACGTCGCTAACGCGCCGCGCCAGAGCTTTACGTTAGAGCAAAATGAGAATTGGTGAAGAAGATTGCTATTTACTGTTGGAGCGTAGGTCCGAAACTGATCCCCATACGTCCTTTGTCATTGAAGGACGATGGGAAAGCAACGGAACGGTATTGTTTGGGAGAAATGACTCTGTTTTCTTTGAAACTTCTGACAATTGCTTTCGGGCATTTAGATCTTTTGCGGAATTACGGGAAGAGAGTTTACTGATGAAACTGACCGAGGGTGGAAATCTCGAGTTAATACGAGATCATCACGGGCACCTTGATTTAAGGTATCGTATTGCCTACAGGAGATCAGGAGCCCATTACTATGTCACCGGCGAAGTCCATTTGGATGGTGAATCTAGGGAAGAGTTTCTCAGGAAATTTAGCATTCTGATATTCCAAAGAAGTCTAACCAGTCGGGATATGTGACGAAAAATGCGGGCGCATTTTCGCCACATACCCTCCACGTTCTAACCCTCCTCCTTCCAGCCTACCCGGATAGCATGCGCAGGCCGCCAGTAGCATCGATTATTCATTTTATTAAATTCAGATTGGAATACAGGGACTAAATACTGTATCTAGTCTCGGTAATGCTACGGACGCTGCTATTGCTTCCCTGCGTCCTTGGCGCCCAATCGGTAAATATCCTTTACGATGCGGGGTTGACTCATCCCGATCCGACCAACCAAGGCTGGGGCGGCAGCGAAGTCTCCACACCGGGCGCGGATATTAGTCCGGTCGACGGGCTCATTGATGCGCCGGCCAACGTCGGCCCGATCAATGACGCGCAAGGCGCTTCCTGGCAGATTTATGACCAACTGGCGTCGAGCAGCCTGGATTCGCCCGCGTATCCGATCAGCTTCGAGGCGGAGCAGTTCAAGGCGCTGTATATCCACGGCTGGGAATACGAGTTTACGGTCAAGGCGGTGCAGGAAACGGACTTTTCCGGCTTCACCGGCTGGGGGCTGACCAGCGCCAATGATCCCGGCTGGGGCTTTACCGGCGCCTCGGCGCGCGTCGGGTTTTTCTTTGGCGTAAACGGCAACGGCAGTTTCTGGGTCAGCATCAATTCCGGGACCAAGCACTTCCTGGGCTCGGGCAACGACTTCCACACGATCCGCGCGATTGGCGCGCCCGAGTCGACAGAGTTTGAGTGGTTCATCGACGACGTGAGCCAAGGCCTCGGTAATTTGGAAAGCACGGGCGCCTACGAGGGCATCATTTTCCAGGCGGGCTCCTCCCCGCGCATTGGCGGCGCGGCGAACTGGAAAAAGGTCTCCCTGCAAAGCCTGGATGAGCCGGCCACTGCGCCCGGCGGCCCGATCACGGGCACAGTCCTCTTTGGCGGCGATGAAAATTTCTTTCCCGAAAACGGCGTCAATGGCCTGCTTTCGCTCTCGGCGGCGACCAGCGAAGGCGTGGTGATCAAGGAAGCGCTCAGCGACTCTGGCTACTACTGGCTGGATATAGTTGGCTTGGACGACGTCAGCGCTGGCGCGATGGTGGCCAGCGTTGCGCAAAACGGCCGTTACCAGACGGTGCCCAGCGGCAGTGATTTCGCGACGAATTCCGTCGTGCCGGTCGATGTGCCCAATCAATACGCCATCGTCACCAGCCGCTCCAGCGAATTCGAAAATTATGATATCAACGCCGCCTTCGGCTGGTTTCCCTACACAGACTTCCTGGCGGGCGTCGCCAGCGGCGATGGCGTTAACCCGCCCATCACGAAGCTGACCGCCTCTACGGGCATTACGCTGGGTGACGAAGTCATTCCGGCGGGCGTCGGCGTGACGACCGTTGACCTGACCGATCTCGGCGCCAGCTCCACCGATGGCCTCCTGCTCGTATCAGCGGCGGAAAGCGACGACAACGTCGCCCTCGTCACTGCCCAAGCGGACGGGACCTTTACGGTGAATGTGCGCCAGAATAATTCGTCCAGCCTGGAGCAAGGCGCGTTCTCGTTCGTCTACCTGCCCTTTGCCGACGCCGGTCAAGCCGACCAACCGCTGGTCGCGCTGGGCCGCGTGCGCAGCGATGGCGCGGTCGCCGATTTTGGGGGCGATTTCATCGTCACCAAACAAAGCAAAGGCCGTTGGTCATTGGCGGTTACCGGACAGACGAACGACACCGGCACGCTACTGGTGTCGCCTGTCGGCGGCGGGCCCAATAACGCGGACAACATTGTGACCTACGAGTGGAATGAATCCGCAGGCGTCTGGTTCATCGAATGCCGCGACGGCGACTTTCCGATTGTCGGCCTCGACGATGGCGCCACTGCGGACGAGATCATGTTCAACTTCGCTTTCGTCTCCAAGGAGTCGGCCTCCCCCATCGTGCAGCCGCCCAAGCTCGACCTGCTCGCGGCGCGGGAAACGCGCGCCAACACCGACAGCCTGATTGGCAACGGCATCGACACGGCCAGCGGCGCGCTCATTCGCGGCGTCGAGCTGATCCGGATCGAAGGCGTGCGCCCCATCACTTTTGAGATCGATTACAACTCCCTGCTGACAAGCATCGACGGCCCCGTTGGCCCCAGTTGGAGTCACAATTTCCAAGCCCGCCTTTACGGCACCAACGGCGGCGAGATCACCGTTTTCTGGAACCAGCATCGCTACTCCAGCTTTGAGTATTTGGACACGCCGGAGCACGGGCTCACCTACCGCGGGCTCGATGAAGACGTCCGCTACGCCAGCCTGGTCGCGCGCACGCCCGACAGCGAATACCCGGACTCGTTCTGGATCCTGACCACGCAGGAAGGCGACGCCTATCACTTTGGGGCAGACGGTCGGCTGGTGCTGGTGGCAAATGTCATCGGCCAACCCATCGAGCTTACTTACAATGACGCCGACCAGCTGACCCGGCTGACTGATCCCTACACCGAAGCCTACATCAGCCTCGGCTATAACAGTGACGACCGCATCGCCATCATCGCGGACGAGCTGGGGCGGCAGGTCATCCTGCAATACAACGACGCCGGTAATTTGATCACCGTGCCTGCAGCTGTCATGCTCGAGTCCAAGGTCTGGGGCGATTCGTTTCCCGCGACGCCGATTCCGGACAACAACGCCACCGGCATCAGCGTGCCGATCGAAGTCACCGACGGCGGTTACGTGAGCGGCCTGACCTTCGACGCCCTGGAAATACAGCACAGCGATCCTGACCAATTGGACGTTTACTTGACCACACCCAGCGGCCGGGAAATCACCCTGCCGCTAACGCTGACGCCGCCGGACACGATCAACATGGCCGGACTGTCCTTCACCCAAATGCCCGAAGAAGACCGCATGGGCGACTGGACGCTGCACCTGATTGACAACGAGTCCGGGCTCACGGGCTCACTCCGAGCCTACGAACTTTCCTTCTATAGTTCGCGGCGCGCCGTAACGTATATTTACGACAGCGAGAACCGCATCATCCAGGCCATCGACACGCTCGGCGATCAACTCTTCGCCGCCGAGTATGATGCGCAGGGCCGTATCATTCGGCAGGCCGATGGCCGCCCCGAAACACCGGATGTCACAGTGGCCTACCACGCCATCGCCGTGAGCGACGATATCGAAACGGTTTACACCGACGCCTTGGGCAACGACTGGCGCTTCGTCCACGATGCGGAGCAGCACCTGCTTGCGGTGAGAAATCCACTCGGCGGAACAGGATTCTTCACTTACGACGAAAACGGCAACCGGCTCACCGCGACCGACGCCAACGACCACACGACGACCTTTACCTACACCGACCGCGGCGACATCGCGTCGATGGAGGACCCGCTGGGCCACACGACGACCTTTACCTATGGCGATCAGCACGACCTGCTGACCATCACCGATGCGCTCGACCGCACCACGACGTTTGCCCGCGAGGATGGCCGCCTGACCTCCGTCACCGATGACCTGGATTTCGTCGCCACCAAACAGTATTACAGCAACGGCCAAGTCTCCCGATACTCCAGCGCTGACGGGGCGAGCATTGACTACGGCCTCGACAGCAAGGAGCGCGTGAGCACGGCCACGAACCCGCGCAACGGCGAAATTGGCCTGCCCTACTCCGACCAGCAAACCAGCTACGACCTGGCCGGCCGCCCGATTACGCAGATCGACTTTGGCGGCAACATCACCACCATCGAGTACACGCCGACCGATGAAGTGCGTTCGCAAACCGACCCCGATCTGAACACCTCCCGCAACGACTACGACTACCGCGGGCGCCTGATGCGGAGCATCAACAACCTGAACGCCACCACCACCTACAGCTACGATGGCAACGGCAACATCATCGCCTCTACCAACGCCATCGGCGAAGTCACAACCTTTGGCTACGACCACGACGACCGCCTGACCAGCATCACCAATGCGCGCGGCTCGACGATCACGTATACTTACGATGCGCTGGGCCGCTTAACAAAAACCACGGACCCGCTCGGGCGCACCGACGAAACGGTTTACGACGCGGTGGACAACATCATTGCGCGCTACGATCCCTCGGGCACGCGCATGCTTTACATTGATTACGATGCGCGCGATTTACCCGTGCGTATGGAGGACGCGCTCGGCCACGTGATCACCGCCGAGTACGACGCAGTCATGCGGAAAGTGAGCACGACTGATGAACTCGGCCGCACGACTACGTTTGCCTACGACGCGCTGGACCGCTTGGTCTCGGTGACCGATCCTCAAGGCCGCACGGGAACCAACACCTACTACCGCGACGACATGCTCGACACGGTAACGCACCCGGTTCATCGGCGGAATACATCTTCACGCGCGACAAGGCGAACAACGTCATCTACATCGTCGATCCCCTGAACGGCACAGAGGACTTTGCCTACAACACGCGCAACCTCCTCTCGCAGGAAGACAAGGATTCCGGCCGCGAAGTCATTTATGCTTACGATGACGTCGGGCGACTACTCACCTCGACGCCGGACTCGCCTACGGCGACCGACTTTACCCGCACCTACAGCTACGACGCCGACAACAAGCTGCTCGAAGTGAAGGCCAGGATTGACGCCGTTGACCAGGTGCGCACCAAGCGCACTTACGACGTCCTTGGCCGCGTCGCCACCTACACCAATTACCGTGAGGAAGATGGCGCCACGGTCGGCGAGACGCTCATTTATGCCTACGATCAGGCGGGCAATCTGTCGCGCCTGATTTACCCTGACGGCGCGGATGTGCGCTACGCTTACGACGCCGCCGACCGCCTGATCAAAGTCACCGACTGGGCTGACCGCGAGACCGACATCACCTGGAACAATCAGGACCGCGTCGAGAGCATCGATTTCCCCAACGGCGTCCAGCGCAACATCCGCTACGATGCGGCGGGGAACATCATCTATCGTGAAGACCTGGCCAGCGATGATTCAGTCATCGTGGCCTTTGCCTATAGCTACGACGCCGCCGGGCGCCTGCAATCGGAGCACACTGCGCCGGAACCCACGACCCTCCCTCCGACCACCGCGACCTATAGCTACGATGAGCGCAACCGCCTCGTCAGCTACAATGGCGGCTCGGTGCAATCGGACCCCCAGGGCAATTTGCAGCGCGCCGTCAACGTCCCCTCACTCAACCCCAGCGGGGCGATAGTGCAGTTTAACAATCGTGGACGCTTAACCCAAACGGCCAGCTATGCATTTACCTACAATGAAGAAGACCGGCTCATCGGCTGGCAACCAGTCGGCAGCGCGGAGTCTCAGCAAACGAATTTCTTCGTGAATCCCGAGGCGGGCATGAGCCAGGTCTTGCTGCAGACGGGGCCCAGCCAGTCCAAACGTTACGTCTATGGCCTTGGACTTTTCTACGAGGAAGACGCCAACACCAGCGACATTAAGGTGCTCCATTACGACAGCCGCGGCAGCACGGTGGCGATCAGCGATAACGGCGGGGAACTCGTTGGGCAGATCGCCTACTCGCCCTATGGCGAGATCATCCACCGCAGCGGCGACACGGACACGCTCTTTTTGTATTGCGGCATGTTCGGCGTAATGACGTCGCCCGAGGGCCTCAACTACATGCGCTACCGTTGGTATTCGCCGGAGCTGCGCCGGTTCCTCAGCCAGGACAGCCACTTTGGCTCGATTCGCGATCTGAATACGCTCAATCGTTACGCCTATGCGGGCGGCAACCCGGCAATGATGGTCGATCCGGAAGGCGAGTTTTGGTGGATCGCAGGCGGCGCAGCGGCTGGTGCGGCAGTCGGGCTCACCGTTACCTTCGTGACCGACCTGATCGACGACGGGCAGATCAATACGCCGGGCGAGCAATACGCCTCCGCGGCGATTGGCGGAGCCGTCACTGGCGCGCTCTTATCCACGGGCGCCGGGCTGGGCACGGGGGCGGGATTCGCCTTGGCGGCCTTTGCCGGAGGCGCGGGTGCGGCAGCGGAAAACTTGTCCTACGCCGGGCTGACCGGCACGCAAGTTGACGGCAAGCAGCTTGCCTTTCAAACCATCACAGGAGCAGCGTTGGGCGTCGTTGGCCATGGCGCGGGAAAGGTCGTCAATAAGGCGGGCGCCAAGTTTTACGCCAAGAGTTTTGGCAGCACGAATCGCTTTATCAAGTTCGCGAACTCCCTCGCCCGCCCCGACAAAATCTCCCGTCGCTTAGCGGTGAGCAGCTACAGCAACCTCGTGAAACGCAGTGCGAAGAAAGAAGCCATTCAGGGCGCACTTGCGGTGTTCAAGAAACTGCCGGGCGCAGTGCTCTCGGGCATCCAAAGCCCGGGCGGCCTGTCCAGCCAGCCAATCACCATCATTCAGGATGGCGGGCAGCGCGGCTCCGGCGCGTTCAACATCCGCAGCGAAGCCCTCGGCGCATTGAGCCTGAATCAATCGCGGCAATATGGAGAATACATCCACTACAACTTTTACCTGGAAGCGGTGCAGTTAACCAGCCAACCCGTGCCCGTCAACCCCACCCACACGCTATCCGGATTTTAATATGCGCCTTCGCCTCACAGCTTTGATCGGCATCTGCGGCTTCGCCCAATTCGCGAGCGGCGTGACCCACGTCTATGACGACGCCAACCGCCTGACGCAAACGATTCGCGAAGATGGCGCCGCCACGCTTTTCGTTTACGACGATGCGAACAACCTGCTTGCGGTGACGAACATCAACGTGCCCAGCGCGCCGCAGAATTTCTCCGCGACGCTGGGCAGCACCACGTCCGCCACGCTGGTCTGGGAGGACACGTCGAACAGCGAAACGGGCTACTACGTCGAGCGCCGCAATGCCCGCAATTATGAATGGGCGCTGATCGCGGCGCTTCCCGCCAACTCCACCACCTACACCGACAGCCCCCTCGATCCGAACGAAACCTACGTCTACCGCGTTTACGCTGTGGGCGCCCCGCAAGGCGACACGGCAATCATGTCGGCCTACTCAGTCGAAGCCGCAGCCGCCGGAGCGGCGAGCGAAGTCTTCACGATCCGCTCCTTCCAAAAGATCGGCGACCGGCTGGAGTTAAGCTTCACTGCTGAAGCGGGAACCACCTATTCCTTGCAATCCAGCCTCACGCTCCAAGAGGAGTCCTGGGCTTTGGCGACCTTCTCCCTGACGCCATCTGGCGATTCCAACAGCAGCAACCTCAGCGGCGTCAGCGGCCCGGTGGTCATCTACGTCGACATGCCCGAGGGCAGCCAACAGTTCTACCGCCTGCTGCGGCAGTAGCGCGCATTTCGGCAAATATGCATGCAATTTCCCGATAACGCGCCCCTCAAAACGATTACTATCGTTTTTCCAAAAGGATCCCCATCGTTTTGGAAAAAGCATTAGGATCGTTTTCAACAACACATTACCATCTGTTGCGCCAACACATTAGGATCTGTTGAGGCATCACATCAGGATGTGTTGACCAAACACATGGGAATGTCTCGCTCTAACACATCTGGTTGTGTTGGCCCGAAGCATTGCCAAAGTTTTCGTCAAAGAAACTTGTGCGAGCCGTCGCAGCCGGGCATGCGCTTGGAGAGGCCGCAGGTGCAGTCGTTCATGCCGTAGCCATCCATGATGCGAGGGATCACCTTATGAATGCGTGAGGTCCGCGTGGCGCTTTGCTTGGCCGAGGAAAAGTGCATCAGATAGGCGCGCTGGCGTCCTGGCGTCAGCTTTTCCCACGCCTTCTGAAAGCTGGGGTCGACGTCGAATTCAGCCTGCAACTCCTCGGGGACATCGAGGCTTTGGCTCGCTGGTTTTTCAACGGCTTTGCCTTGTTTTTCATTATCCGCAGCCTCCTGGATGAGCGCCATTAGCACCGACTCTTGCTCATCGATTTCCGC is a window encoding:
- a CDS encoding DUF6531 domain-containing protein, which produces MLRTLLLLPCVLGAQSVNILYDAGLTHPDPTNQGWGGSEVSTPGADISPVDGLIDAPANVGPINDAQGASWQIYDQLASSSLDSPAYPISFEAEQFKALYIHGWEYEFTVKAVQETDFSGFTGWGLTSANDPGWGFTGASARVGFFFGVNGNGSFWVSINSGTKHFLGSGNDFHTIRAIGAPESTEFEWFIDDVSQGLGNLESTGAYEGIIFQAGSSPRIGGAANWKKVSLQSLDEPATAPGGPITGTVLFGGDENFFPENGVNGLLSLSAATSEGVVIKEALSDSGYYWLDIVGLDDVSAGAMVASVAQNGRYQTVPSGSDFATNSVVPVDVPNQYAIVTSRSSEFENYDINAAFGWFPYTDFLAGVASGDGVNPPITKLTASTGITLGDEVIPAGVGVTTVDLTDLGASSTDGLLLVSAAESDDNVALVTAQADGTFTVNVRQNNSSSLEQGAFSFVYLPFADAGQADQPLVALGRVRSDGAVADFGGDFIVTKQSKGRWSLAVTGQTNDTGTLLVSPVGGGPNNADNIVTYEWNESAGVWFIECRDGDFPIVGLDDGATADEIMFNFAFVSKESASPIVQPPKLDLLAARETRANTDSLIGNGIDTASGALIRGVELIRIEGVRPITFEIDYNSLLTSIDGPVGPSWSHNFQARLYGTNGGEITVFWNQHRYSSFEYLDTPEHGLTYRGLDEDVRYASLVARTPDSEYPDSFWILTTQEGDAYHFGADGRLVLVANVIGQPIELTYNDADQLTRLTDPYTEAYISLGYNSDDRIAIIADELGRQVILQYNDAGNLITVPAAVMLESKVWGDSFPATPIPDNNATGISVPIEVTDGGYVSGLTFDALEIQHSDPDQLDVYLTTPSGREITLPLTLTPPDTINMAGLSFTQMPEEDRMGDWTLHLIDNESGLTGSLRAYELSFYSSRRAVTYIYDSENRIIQAIDTLGDQLFAAEYDAQGRIIRQADGRPETPDVTVAYHAIAVSDDIETVYTDALGNDWRFVHDAEQHLLAVRNPLGGTGFFTYDENGNRLTATDANDHTTTFTYTDRGDIASMEDPLGHTTTFTYGDQHDLLTITDALDRTTTFAREDGRLTSVTDDLDFVATKQYYSNGQVSRYSSADGASIDYGLDSKERVSTATNPRNGEIGLPYSDQQTSYDLAGRPITQIDFGGNITTIEYTPTDEVRSQTDPDLNTSRNDYDYRGRLMRSINNLNATTTYSYDGNGNIIASTNAIGEVTTFGYDHDDRLTSITNARGSTITYTYDALGRLTKTTDPLGRTDETVYDAVDNIIARYDPSGTRMLYIDYDARDLPVRMEDALGHVITAEYDAVMRKVSTTDELGRTTTFAYDALDRLVSVTDPQGRTGTNTYYRDDMLDTVTHPVHRRNTSSRATRRTTSSTSSIP
- a CDS encoding RHS repeat domain-containing protein; its protein translation is MKARIDAVDQVRTKRTYDVLGRVATYTNYREEDGATVGETLIYAYDQAGNLSRLIYPDGADVRYAYDAADRLIKVTDWADRETDITWNNQDRVESIDFPNGVQRNIRYDAAGNIIYREDLASDDSVIVAFAYSYDAAGRLQSEHTAPEPTTLPPTTATYSYDERNRLVSYNGGSVQSDPQGNLQRAVNVPSLNPSGAIVQFNNRGRLTQTASYAFTYNEEDRLIGWQPVGSAESQQTNFFVNPEAGMSQVLLQTGPSQSKRYVYGLGLFYEEDANTSDIKVLHYDSRGSTVAISDNGGELVGQIAYSPYGEIIHRSGDTDTLFLYCGMFGVMTSPEGLNYMRYRWYSPELRRFLSQDSHFGSIRDLNTLNRYAYAGGNPAMMVDPEGEFWWIAGGAAAGAAVGLTVTFVTDLIDDGQINTPGEQYASAAIGGAVTGALLSTGAGLGTGAGFALAAFAGGAGAAAENLSYAGLTGTQVDGKQLAFQTITGAALGVVGHGAGKVVNKAGAKFYAKSFGSTNRFIKFANSLARPDKISRRLAVSSYSNLVKRSAKKEAIQGALAVFKKLPGAVLSGIQSPGGLSSQPITIIQDGGQRGSGAFNIRSEALGALSLNQSRQYGEYIHYNFYLEAVQLTSQPVPVNPTHTLSGF
- a CDS encoding fibronectin type III domain-containing protein; this encodes MRLRLTALIGICGFAQFASGVTHVYDDANRLTQTIREDGAATLFVYDDANNLLAVTNINVPSAPQNFSATLGSTTSATLVWEDTSNSETGYYVERRNARNYEWALIAALPANSTTYTDSPLDPNETYVYRVYAVGAPQGDTAIMSAYSVEAAAAGAASEVFTIRSFQKIGDRLELSFTAEAGTTYSLQSSLTLQEESWALATFSLTPSGDSNSSNLSGVSGPVVIYVDMPEGSQQFYRLLRQ
- a CDS encoding DUF1801 domain-containing protein yields the protein MNSDIAAYLHDAAPWRAELERLRSMLLACGLSEELKWRQPCYSINGGNVAIIGTLKDCCTIGFFKGALLSDPEGVLEKPGENTLAARRIKFTSVAEIDEQESVLMALIQEAADNEKQGKAVEKPASQSLDVPEELQAEFDVDPSFQKAWEKLTPGRQRAYLMHFSSAKQSATRTSRIHKVIPRIMDGYGMNDCTCGLSKRMPGCDGSHKFL